Within Primulina tabacum isolate GXHZ01 chromosome 5, ASM2559414v2, whole genome shotgun sequence, the genomic segment TAATATAGTTTTTCACCACTctcttaaaatattatataaaaattatttaataattatgttttaaactttaataataataactcacattccattaaaaaaatttaccgTTTATGATATGAGACCATTGATTCAACGAAATTTAATATCTATATTTCATCCAACGTACttctgaaaaaaatataaagaattatttttgaaaaaagcaAAAAATAGAATCAAATACGGGCTAATTGCTTCAATACTCTCCGTGAAaaggattaattttttttttttttgatattcCTAAATTATGGGGTGGAGAGGGCTCGAACTCGAGCCACCACACAGGAGAAAGAAGATGGGATCACTTGAGCTAAATCTCAATCTAAGATCGATTTTGGAGCccctattttatttaaaattaaatcatcATATGCACATGCATGCCATCATTTTCTTTTGTCAGTCTTCGATGGTCATGTGAAATCATAAAAAGAAGACATTTTTGGTCTGAACTTTTCTGTGGAAATTATCCATAAATTATTGCGTTGATTAAGGAGGGAGGTTGGCTCTGCCATTCCAAAACAGACAGATTCGGTGACAAGAATCAGTTCTTTCTGTTGGaaaataaagaattaatttaatatcgataaaatttacaCTTTTAGATCTAATATCTTcgtaccaaaatatttttggtctCTAAACATATCAATCCAATACTTCGAAATTTGTAACACAATTAATCCTTGTCGTTTATTTTATGGTTAAATATATTTGTGAAGActaatttatgatatttattaaattaataaattctaGGGACCAAAATTAATCCTGAAAAtcccatttatttattttagttataaaatttttttttgtctcttcaattttaatattaaaataaaacataaaaatttattaaaaatttattttaaaaataattttgattacttaatttaaaaataatcaaattcttATAACTTAATTTTAATAAGTTTAAAAGTTATAGTAATCTTtatcttaaaataataataataataataataataataatattcttacaataatatttaagcaaaatccaaattatatttataaaaaaatataaaatttagtaTGTGAACTAACAAAGTTTAtaataatgaaatttttttggtaaaaaataATCGatcatttataatttttttatttaaaaatgatttattgtATAAGTTTTTaactaaattttttaattaattttcatttGTTTATCTAAGTTTTCTTTGTGCTAATAACTTGTGtacaaaattaatataaattttttttcatatatataattaatatatatttaaattgtacatattatattatttagcTTCTTTATCTttgccaaaattttattttctaaaatttttcgTTAATTTTCGGTCcctaaaatataataaatatgataATGTAGTCCttatcattatatttaaacacAGAATTAAAAATAAGGactaattttgttatattttttgaagttcaGAGACTAAAAGTATCGAGAATGTTTATGGACGAAGAGTGATTCGAGGACCTAAAATTTACTATTTAGAAAAtcaaaattcattaaaatattcaACCTTTTACACAAACAATAAATATGCTATACGTGTACATAATGGGATTCGACCATCTGCTGAAGCTGGCTCTATAAGAACAGTCCTTGAGGCATTTTATATTTGTATTAGACAAGTTCTGTTTCCACTGCACATCTTTATTGTGCTCTCTGTGGGAAAAAAATGGCGAAATTTCACTTCTTGCTCTCTCTCTACTGTCTACACACAGTTTCTGCTCTTACCCCACCACCTCCTTTAGAAGGTATGCCTATGGTTTTGGTACTTCGATTTGTACTTTTGAGACCAATGTGTGTGTATAGTAGTAGATCTTTGATACTGCATTGCATTGTTCTTGGGCCATTCTTGAAATGCACATCTTCATTCAAAAAGTCTGATCTTTCTGCAAAAATCTCACTCATCGGTATCTCATGGGATTTGCTCTGTTAAATGAATACAGTTTAGAATCTCTCATTATTGGCCTTTTTTAATGCTTTTGAGTTGAATAGAGTTCGAGCTCTAGCTTAGTACGGGAATATGCCCAAtagtttgaattaatttttaaaataatttccaTTGttatattgtatgaaaaattAGTGTCATGATATATGAAGTAATTGTTCTATTGTATGAAAAATTAGTGTTATGATATATTAAGTGTACGGTAGGTAAGTGGCATTAAATACATAGAGAAATATCATGAAAGTCGCTAATATGAGCTTGCTTCTGTTCATGACAATATGAATCTAAAACTGAACCGATTAGCCAGCAGCTCAAGCTCCTCCTACTTTATTTTCGAGCTCTCATTTTTTTTCTCCAGTGGTCACTTTTTTGTACATCTGGTCTAAGAAATAGGTAAAgatttgattttactcaagcttAAAATCCATTTTTTTTGACGTCATTCCAGGACTCCTTCCTAATGGAAACTTTGAGGAAACACCAAAGCCAACTGACATCAACAAAACTGTCCTCAAAGGCAAATTCTCACTCCCAAAATGGGAAATCAATGGCCTGGTGGAGTACATCGCCGGCGGTCCGCAGCCGGGAGGGATGTACTTCGCTGTTGCTCACGGCATCCATGCCGTGCGACTTGGGAACGAGGCCTCGATATCCCAAACTATCCCTGTCAAAAATGGCACGTTTTATGCACTTACATTTGGTGCATCAAGAACTTGTGCACAAGACGAGGTGTTGAGAGTTTCTGTGTACCCTCAAACAGGGGATCTTCCCTTGCAGACTCTGTATGCTAGTAATGGTGGTGATATTTACGGCTGGGGATTCAGGGCTAATTCCAATTTTGCAAAGGTGGCTTTCGAGAATCCTGGGAAACAGGAGAATCCAGCTTGTGGTCCTTTGTTGGATGTTGTTGCCATTAAAGAGCTTTCCCCTCCAGGGTTCACTAAAGGTATATATCtcaaattctagtattttaattCTTGATCTAAATTCATATGTGCTGATAAGAATGACTAACATGATAGATTTGATGTTGAAATGATTGCAAGTAGCGTTCAAAATTATCCAATCAAGCTAAAATCTCTTGCAATTTGATTCAAGTTTGAGTTCGAAATTTATTAGGCAAACTCGAGTTGGCTCTTGATGTGGGAAAAACAGCACGCTCTTGCTTCAGTTTGACAGAAATTAGAGCGTAATTCTTTATTTTCAAGTCTGATATTAGTTCTGTTGAATTAATGCTCGAGTTATACTCAAACTCACAAgtttatttacatatttacttAATTTATTAAGTACACATTAGTAAAGATCATAAAATTAACAGCAAGCTAACCTGTTTGATGATATACATGTTAAATTTTATATGGCCATTACATTTGTGTACCTTTGTAATTTTCTGCAGCTAACCTGGTTAAGAATCATGGATTTGAGGAGGGTCCTCATCTTTTGATCAACTCAACTAATGGCGTCCTCCTTCCGCCCAAACAAGAAGATGTCACCTCCCCACTTCCTGGCTGGATCATTGAGTCGCTCAAGGCTGTAAAGTTCATAGATTCCAAACATTTCAACGTCCCATTCGGACAAGCTGCGGTAGAACTTCTTGCAGGAAGAGAGAGCGCCATTGCACAAGTCATCAGAACAGTCCCTAAAAAGGTCTACACTCTTACCTTTTCTGTTGGAGATGCAAAGAATGGGTGCCACGGATCCATGTTGGTCGAAGCATTTGCTGCCAAATCCACTATGAAAGCTCCCTTCCAATCTGAAGGAATGGGGAAGTTCAAGACTTACAGTTTCCAGTTCACGGCTATTTTGGACCGGACCAGATTGACTTTTTTCAGCTCATATTACCATACAAAAATCAAGGACTTTGGAACCCTTTGCGGCCCAGTTCTTGATGAAGTTCGGGTTTTTCCAGCTGCTAAGATCTGATGCCTTTGCATAGGTACTTGAGGCACGTGTGGGTTAATATATATGTAATGGAGTTATAGTATTGCGTATCTGTATTTGCATAAACTATGAAGATTTTTGTTCTTCATTAGTATTAGAGATGTAGGCCGAGGATGATCCATTTTGTGGCATGCTTTTACGCCCGTCTTCCGTGCCTTGTATCTTTCTTCCACATCTATTTCTGAATCCAAATCCTCTACGTTTCTGGAAAAAGTAGGGGAGAGTGGTATATATGGAATGTATGATCTTGATGAAGCACCAACATTAGGAATCTACACAAAAATGCAGCAACATTAACATATGTTGGATTGCGTACCAAGTTGTGTGTAATAAAAGCATGCAACTTTTAGAATGAAAGCAAAAAATATCCATGTTTATCGGATAAACACTTGGAGTAGAATAAAGTTCTAGCAATCATAAAGAGGAATGGGTTGCATCTGAAAAGTGATGTAGGTGAAACCAGGGAGTTAGTCATGTGGAATGTAAATATTTATTTC encodes:
- the LOC142546900 gene encoding protein TEEBE-like — its product is MAKFHFLLSLYCLHTVSALTPPPPLEGLLPNGNFEETPKPTDINKTVLKGKFSLPKWEINGLVEYIAGGPQPGGMYFAVAHGIHAVRLGNEASISQTIPVKNGTFYALTFGASRTCAQDEVLRVSVYPQTGDLPLQTLYASNGGDIYGWGFRANSNFAKVAFENPGKQENPACGPLLDVVAIKELSPPGFTKANLVKNHGFEEGPHLLINSTNGVLLPPKQEDVTSPLPGWIIESLKAVKFIDSKHFNVPFGQAAVELLAGRESAIAQVIRTVPKKVYTLTFSVGDAKNGCHGSMLVEAFAAKSTMKAPFQSEGMGKFKTYSFQFTAILDRTRLTFFSSYYHTKIKDFGTLCGPVLDEVRVFPAAKI